The following are encoded in a window of Simkaniaceae bacterium genomic DNA:
- a CDS encoding LicD family protein, whose amino-acid sequence MNLSLLLKNLFTMLVFTGLPFVNVYHSFTNSLFFNAEITEATGLEKWANQVLIPAHYLLAGRSIEIKNEESDRIYCNIHQKYTYDHQFVLRTVGSAVALPISVVLGSSLKGLAMINKEVRERHQKVADWIRSTPIRSHLEEYQNIGISTASYLDGEQAECLNCKRRESDLDHMKADRDALKEVVRILTKHQILFWIDCGTCLGAYRYGGIIPWDFDVDLAILQPDFYNAFFALRSELDPNLYTVQDWSGRDCPGSYLKIYVKASRSLIDIYHFKIDPKTQTISSISSNDQSVFLPEWWKIRERRYTIPTPFEQVFPLKLAQFDGIVVPVPNQTKQYLQARYGENISPNRIYNEVEQTYEKDPLHPYWQLDYAH is encoded by the coding sequence ATGAATCTCTCTCTTCTTTTAAAAAATCTATTCACAATGCTAGTGTTTACCGGACTTCCTTTCGTGAATGTTTATCATTCATTTACAAATAGTTTGTTCTTCAATGCCGAGATTACAGAGGCAACGGGATTGGAAAAATGGGCCAATCAGGTGCTAATCCCGGCGCATTATCTCTTAGCCGGCAGGTCAATCGAAATAAAAAATGAAGAGAGCGATCGTATTTACTGCAATATTCATCAAAAATATACATATGATCATCAATTTGTACTAAGAACGGTAGGTTCTGCAGTGGCTCTGCCAATAAGTGTCGTGCTTGGATCGAGTCTCAAAGGGCTTGCTATGATTAATAAAGAGGTGAGAGAGCGGCACCAAAAGGTTGCCGATTGGATCCGATCAACCCCTATCCGATCGCATTTAGAAGAGTATCAAAACATTGGGATCAGCACCGCTTCCTATTTAGATGGGGAACAAGCGGAGTGTCTTAATTGTAAGCGGCGCGAGAGTGATCTTGACCATATGAAGGCAGATCGAGATGCACTGAAAGAGGTTGTGCGGATTCTAACAAAGCATCAAATCTTATTTTGGATTGATTGTGGCACATGTCTAGGTGCCTATCGTTATGGCGGGATTATTCCCTGGGATTTCGATGTGGATTTAGCCATTCTTCAGCCCGATTTTTATAATGCCTTTTTTGCACTGAGATCTGAGTTAGATCCCAATTTATATACGGTCCAAGATTGGTCAGGCAGAGATTGTCCCGGATCGTATTTAAAAATCTATGTGAAAGCATCGCGATCGCTCATTGATATTTATCACTTTAAAATTGATCCCAAAACACAAACAATTAGCTCAATTTCTTCGAATGATCAAAGCGTTTTTTTGCCGGAGTGGTGGAAAATTCGTGAAAGACGCTATACCATTCCGACTCCGTTTGAACAGGTTTTTCCTCTCAAATTAGCGCAGTTTGATGGGATTGTTGTTCCGGTTCCCAATCAGACAAAGCAATATCTGCAAGCGCGCTATGGTGAAAATATTAGCCCCAATCGGATTTATAATGAAGTAGAGCAAACTTACGAAAAGGACCCTTTGCATCCCTATTGGCAACTCGACTATGCTCATTGA